A part of Salvelinus alpinus chromosome 23, SLU_Salpinus.1, whole genome shotgun sequence genomic DNA contains:
- the LOC139550059 gene encoding zinc finger protein ZFP2-like isoform X2, giving the protein MESPFPLLSLGVLVPPLRMMSALMWQVVRQGNINQYGKLEEFVSMVTEAVPDLLSNRQRWLLTLALRGRVSLQLLGSGHPDDLKAVQTHLDRITASGLKQSNDAAIEFAEANFLKLIQSLVEDPDRRKHFFKVVFPVEYGPNFDSALQTLVCHLLSRLEELLPVPDFKQTALLISAAPSVLEDFMCSVSHAEDLKSLLQNPQCHGKLKLPKSAPSQIEDHLLLSLSPSLRLGNASHHSASQSKAFPDCENPPLQVRDNQGIMTDNLSGQWAESKTSIDQNMIGTDSVENQGGPQRTDNQKDVKEKAVERQSVGRTAADTEHQYYLSTNTVPQTAEQDTAPLASQQAASASTPVSAQDTTSVSAQDTTSVSAQDTTSASTSVSAQDTTSTSTPVSAQDTTSASTSVSAQDTTSTSTPVSAQDTTSASTSVSAQDTTSASTSVSAQDATSTSTSSTISASSGVSPEQPRRRVAHRCPQCGRCFIYRYKMLEHQRLHTGENPYKCSQCGKTFRRSSEMSTHRRTQCSNAAYVCIKCGSSFGSVRERVSHRCCGSKAPPPKFECPQCGKNFKWHNSLKKHLVTHTRKKGFNCRYCGEGPFPGIAELRTHQKIHDGEEKPYKCEQCGKGFSSQGWLHGHEQRHSQERSKICPSCGKAFRCKGDLKLHMRTHTGERPYQCTYCTKRFSVNGNLTIHIRTHTGEKPFLCSDCGKAFCSAGELQIHRRTHTGERPYKCTVCEKGFTMASQVTLHMRVHTGERPYVCHECGKAFRRGAELKTHILNHSGVRPYPCRLCSKTYTCLSHLKRHLKTHGDQAVDMSSDLSVSAV; this is encoded by the exons AATCTCCCTTTCCTCTGCTCTCCCTAGGTGTCCTGGTTCCTCCTCTCCGGATGATGTCAGCACTCATGTGGCAGGTGGTGCGCCAGGGCAACATAAATCAGTATGGGAAATTGGAGGAGTTTGTTTCCATGGTCACAGAGGCGGTTCCAGATCTCCTGTCCAATAGACAGAGGTGGCTGCTGACCCTGGCACTCAGAGGACGG GTGAGTCTACAACTATTAGGGTCTGGACATCCTGATGACCTCAAGGCTGTTCAAACCCACCTGGATAGAATCACAGCATCTGGTCTCAAACAG TCAAACGATGCCGCGATTGAATTTGCTGAAGCCAACTTCCTGAAGCTGATCCAGAGTCTAGTGGAAGACCCAGATAGAAGGAAACACTTCTTCAAG GTTGTGTTCCCCGTGGAGTATGGACCTAACTTTGACTCGGCGCTGCAGACTCTGGTGTGTCATTTGCTGTCCAGACTGGAGGAGCTGCTGCCCGTCCCTGACTTCAAACAG aCTGCTTTGTTgatcagtgctgccccctctgtCCTGGAGGACTTCATGTGCAGTGTCTCCCATGCAGAGGACCTGAAGTCCCTGCTACAGAACCCACAGTGTCACGGGAAACTCAAGCTGCCCAAGAGCG CTCCCTCGCAGATAGAGGACCACCTTCTCTTATCCTTATCCCCCTCACTGAGACTGGGCAATGCCTCGCACCACAGCGCCAGCCAATCCAAAGCCTTCCCTGACTGTGAGAACCCGCCCCTGCAGGTTAGAGATAACCAGGGGATTATGACTGACAATTTGAGTGGCCAATGGGCTGAGTCCAAAACAAGTATAGATCAAAACATGATTGGAACAGATTCAGTAGAAAACCAAGGAGGTCCTCAAAGAACGGATAACCAGAAGGACGTGAAGGAGAAAGCTGTGGAAAGACAAAGTGTAGGAAGGACAGCAGCAGACACGGAGCACCAATACTATCTGAGCACCAATACTGTTCCTCAAACTGCTGAACAAGACACGGCACCATTAGCCAGCCAACAAGCTGCCTCAGCCTCCACCCCAGTCTCTGCCCAGGACACCACCTCAGTCTCTGCCCAGGACACCACCTCAGTCTCTGCCCAGGACACCACCTCAGCCTCCACCTCAGTCTCTGCCCAGGACACCACCTCAACATCCACCCCAGTCTCTGCCCAGGACACCACCTCAGCCTCCACCTCAGTCTCTGCCCAGGACACCACCTCAACATCCACCCCAGTCTCTGCCCAGGACACCACCTCAGCCTCCACCTCAGTCTCTGCCCAGGACACCACCTCAGCCTCCACCTCAGTCTCTGCCCAGGACGCCACCTCAACATCCACCTCGAGCACCATATCAGCCTCCTCCGGTGTGTCACCAGAGCAGCCGCGGCGGCGCGTGGCCCACAGGTGCCCCCAATGTGGCCGTTGTTTCATCTACCGCTATAAGATGCTGGAGCACCAGAGACTCCACACAGGGGAGAACCCTTACAAGTGTTCCCAGTGCGGTAAGACCTTCAGACGGTCCTCGGAGATGTCCACCCATCGCCGGACACAGTGCTCCAACGCTGCCTATGTCTGTATTAAATGCGGAAGCAGTTTTGGGTCGGTCAGAGAGAGGGTCAGCCACCGGTGTTGTGGTAGCAAAGCGCCGCCGCCGAAGTTTGAATGTCCACAGTGTGGGAAGAACTTCAAGTGGCACAACTCGTTAAAGAAACACCTGGTAACCCACACCAGGAAGAAGGGCTTCAATTGCAG GTACTGTGGTGAGGGGCCGTTCCCAGGTATAGCTGAGCTGAGGACCCACCAGAAGATCCATGATGGAGAAGAGAAGCCCTACAAGTGTGAACAGTGTGGAAAGGGCTTCAGCTCCCAG GGCTGGCTACATGGCCACGAGCAGCGCCACTCCCAAGAGAGGTCCAAGATCTGCCCCAGCTGTGGAAAGGCCTTCCGCTGTAAAGGAGACCTGAAGCTCCACATGCGGACCCACACCGGCGAGAGGCCGTACCAGTGTACCTACTGCACCAAGCGGTTCTCCGTCAACGGAAACCTGACGATACACATCAGGACTCACACGGGCGAGAAACCTTTCCTCTGCTCTGACTGCGGCAAGGCCTTCTGCTCTGCAGGAGAGCTGCAGATCCACAGGAGAACACACACCGGGGAGAGACCGTACAAATGCACCGTCTGTGAGAAAGGTTTCACCATGGCCAGTCAGGTGACTCTTCACATGCGGGTACACACGGGGGAGCGACCCTACGTGTGTCACGAGTGTGGAAAGGCATTTCGTCGCGGGGCGGAGTTGAAGACACACATCCTGAATCACAGTGGGGTGAGACCATACCCCTGTCGGCTCTGTTCTAAGACCTACACCTGCCTTAGTCACCTGAAGAGACATCTGAAGACTCACGGGGACCAGGCCGTGGATATGAGCAGTGATTTGTCTGTATCTGCTGTATAA
- the LOC139550059 gene encoding zinc finger protein ZFP2-like isoform X1, which yields MAESPFPLLSLGVLVPPLRMMSALMWQVVRQGNINQYGKLEEFVSMVTEAVPDLLSNRQRWLLTLALRGRVSLQLLGSGHPDDLKAVQTHLDRITASGLKQSNDAAIEFAEANFLKLIQSLVEDPDRRKHFFKVVFPVEYGPNFDSALQTLVCHLLSRLEELLPVPDFKQTALLISAAPSVLEDFMCSVSHAEDLKSLLQNPQCHGKLKLPKSAPSQIEDHLLLSLSPSLRLGNASHHSASQSKAFPDCENPPLQVRDNQGIMTDNLSGQWAESKTSIDQNMIGTDSVENQGGPQRTDNQKDVKEKAVERQSVGRTAADTEHQYYLSTNTVPQTAEQDTAPLASQQAASASTPVSAQDTTSVSAQDTTSVSAQDTTSASTSVSAQDTTSTSTPVSAQDTTSASTSVSAQDTTSTSTPVSAQDTTSASTSVSAQDTTSASTSVSAQDATSTSTSSTISASSGVSPEQPRRRVAHRCPQCGRCFIYRYKMLEHQRLHTGENPYKCSQCGKTFRRSSEMSTHRRTQCSNAAYVCIKCGSSFGSVRERVSHRCCGSKAPPPKFECPQCGKNFKWHNSLKKHLVTHTRKKGFNCRYCGEGPFPGIAELRTHQKIHDGEEKPYKCEQCGKGFSSQGWLHGHEQRHSQERSKICPSCGKAFRCKGDLKLHMRTHTGERPYQCTYCTKRFSVNGNLTIHIRTHTGEKPFLCSDCGKAFCSAGELQIHRRTHTGERPYKCTVCEKGFTMASQVTLHMRVHTGERPYVCHECGKAFRRGAELKTHILNHSGVRPYPCRLCSKTYTCLSHLKRHLKTHGDQAVDMSSDLSVSAV from the exons CAGAATCTCCCTTTCCTCTGCTCTCCCTAGGTGTCCTGGTTCCTCCTCTCCGGATGATGTCAGCACTCATGTGGCAGGTGGTGCGCCAGGGCAACATAAATCAGTATGGGAAATTGGAGGAGTTTGTTTCCATGGTCACAGAGGCGGTTCCAGATCTCCTGTCCAATAGACAGAGGTGGCTGCTGACCCTGGCACTCAGAGGACGG GTGAGTCTACAACTATTAGGGTCTGGACATCCTGATGACCTCAAGGCTGTTCAAACCCACCTGGATAGAATCACAGCATCTGGTCTCAAACAG TCAAACGATGCCGCGATTGAATTTGCTGAAGCCAACTTCCTGAAGCTGATCCAGAGTCTAGTGGAAGACCCAGATAGAAGGAAACACTTCTTCAAG GTTGTGTTCCCCGTGGAGTATGGACCTAACTTTGACTCGGCGCTGCAGACTCTGGTGTGTCATTTGCTGTCCAGACTGGAGGAGCTGCTGCCCGTCCCTGACTTCAAACAG aCTGCTTTGTTgatcagtgctgccccctctgtCCTGGAGGACTTCATGTGCAGTGTCTCCCATGCAGAGGACCTGAAGTCCCTGCTACAGAACCCACAGTGTCACGGGAAACTCAAGCTGCCCAAGAGCG CTCCCTCGCAGATAGAGGACCACCTTCTCTTATCCTTATCCCCCTCACTGAGACTGGGCAATGCCTCGCACCACAGCGCCAGCCAATCCAAAGCCTTCCCTGACTGTGAGAACCCGCCCCTGCAGGTTAGAGATAACCAGGGGATTATGACTGACAATTTGAGTGGCCAATGGGCTGAGTCCAAAACAAGTATAGATCAAAACATGATTGGAACAGATTCAGTAGAAAACCAAGGAGGTCCTCAAAGAACGGATAACCAGAAGGACGTGAAGGAGAAAGCTGTGGAAAGACAAAGTGTAGGAAGGACAGCAGCAGACACGGAGCACCAATACTATCTGAGCACCAATACTGTTCCTCAAACTGCTGAACAAGACACGGCACCATTAGCCAGCCAACAAGCTGCCTCAGCCTCCACCCCAGTCTCTGCCCAGGACACCACCTCAGTCTCTGCCCAGGACACCACCTCAGTCTCTGCCCAGGACACCACCTCAGCCTCCACCTCAGTCTCTGCCCAGGACACCACCTCAACATCCACCCCAGTCTCTGCCCAGGACACCACCTCAGCCTCCACCTCAGTCTCTGCCCAGGACACCACCTCAACATCCACCCCAGTCTCTGCCCAGGACACCACCTCAGCCTCCACCTCAGTCTCTGCCCAGGACACCACCTCAGCCTCCACCTCAGTCTCTGCCCAGGACGCCACCTCAACATCCACCTCGAGCACCATATCAGCCTCCTCCGGTGTGTCACCAGAGCAGCCGCGGCGGCGCGTGGCCCACAGGTGCCCCCAATGTGGCCGTTGTTTCATCTACCGCTATAAGATGCTGGAGCACCAGAGACTCCACACAGGGGAGAACCCTTACAAGTGTTCCCAGTGCGGTAAGACCTTCAGACGGTCCTCGGAGATGTCCACCCATCGCCGGACACAGTGCTCCAACGCTGCCTATGTCTGTATTAAATGCGGAAGCAGTTTTGGGTCGGTCAGAGAGAGGGTCAGCCACCGGTGTTGTGGTAGCAAAGCGCCGCCGCCGAAGTTTGAATGTCCACAGTGTGGGAAGAACTTCAAGTGGCACAACTCGTTAAAGAAACACCTGGTAACCCACACCAGGAAGAAGGGCTTCAATTGCAG GTACTGTGGTGAGGGGCCGTTCCCAGGTATAGCTGAGCTGAGGACCCACCAGAAGATCCATGATGGAGAAGAGAAGCCCTACAAGTGTGAACAGTGTGGAAAGGGCTTCAGCTCCCAG GGCTGGCTACATGGCCACGAGCAGCGCCACTCCCAAGAGAGGTCCAAGATCTGCCCCAGCTGTGGAAAGGCCTTCCGCTGTAAAGGAGACCTGAAGCTCCACATGCGGACCCACACCGGCGAGAGGCCGTACCAGTGTACCTACTGCACCAAGCGGTTCTCCGTCAACGGAAACCTGACGATACACATCAGGACTCACACGGGCGAGAAACCTTTCCTCTGCTCTGACTGCGGCAAGGCCTTCTGCTCTGCAGGAGAGCTGCAGATCCACAGGAGAACACACACCGGGGAGAGACCGTACAAATGCACCGTCTGTGAGAAAGGTTTCACCATGGCCAGTCAGGTGACTCTTCACATGCGGGTACACACGGGGGAGCGACCCTACGTGTGTCACGAGTGTGGAAAGGCATTTCGTCGCGGGGCGGAGTTGAAGACACACATCCTGAATCACAGTGGGGTGAGACCATACCCCTGTCGGCTCTGTTCTAAGACCTACACCTGCCTTAGTCACCTGAAGAGACATCTGAAGACTCACGGGGACCAGGCCGTGGATATGAGCAGTGATTTGTCTGTATCTGCTGTATAA
- the LOC139550059 gene encoding zinc finger protein ZFP2-like isoform X3, with amino-acid sequence MAESPFPLLSLGVLVPPLRMMSALMWQVVRQGNINQYGKLEEFVSMVTEAVPDLLSNRQRWLLTLALRGRVSLQLLGSGHPDDLKAVQTHLDRITASGLKQVVFPVEYGPNFDSALQTLVCHLLSRLEELLPVPDFKQTALLISAAPSVLEDFMCSVSHAEDLKSLLQNPQCHGKLKLPKSAPSQIEDHLLLSLSPSLRLGNASHHSASQSKAFPDCENPPLQVRDNQGIMTDNLSGQWAESKTSIDQNMIGTDSVENQGGPQRTDNQKDVKEKAVERQSVGRTAADTEHQYYLSTNTVPQTAEQDTAPLASQQAASASTPVSAQDTTSVSAQDTTSVSAQDTTSASTSVSAQDTTSTSTPVSAQDTTSASTSVSAQDTTSTSTPVSAQDTTSASTSVSAQDTTSASTSVSAQDATSTSTSSTISASSGVSPEQPRRRVAHRCPQCGRCFIYRYKMLEHQRLHTGENPYKCSQCGKTFRRSSEMSTHRRTQCSNAAYVCIKCGSSFGSVRERVSHRCCGSKAPPPKFECPQCGKNFKWHNSLKKHLVTHTRKKGFNCRYCGEGPFPGIAELRTHQKIHDGEEKPYKCEQCGKGFSSQGWLHGHEQRHSQERSKICPSCGKAFRCKGDLKLHMRTHTGERPYQCTYCTKRFSVNGNLTIHIRTHTGEKPFLCSDCGKAFCSAGELQIHRRTHTGERPYKCTVCEKGFTMASQVTLHMRVHTGERPYVCHECGKAFRRGAELKTHILNHSGVRPYPCRLCSKTYTCLSHLKRHLKTHGDQAVDMSSDLSVSAV; translated from the exons CAGAATCTCCCTTTCCTCTGCTCTCCCTAGGTGTCCTGGTTCCTCCTCTCCGGATGATGTCAGCACTCATGTGGCAGGTGGTGCGCCAGGGCAACATAAATCAGTATGGGAAATTGGAGGAGTTTGTTTCCATGGTCACAGAGGCGGTTCCAGATCTCCTGTCCAATAGACAGAGGTGGCTGCTGACCCTGGCACTCAGAGGACGG GTGAGTCTACAACTATTAGGGTCTGGACATCCTGATGACCTCAAGGCTGTTCAAACCCACCTGGATAGAATCACAGCATCTGGTCTCAAACAG GTTGTGTTCCCCGTGGAGTATGGACCTAACTTTGACTCGGCGCTGCAGACTCTGGTGTGTCATTTGCTGTCCAGACTGGAGGAGCTGCTGCCCGTCCCTGACTTCAAACAG aCTGCTTTGTTgatcagtgctgccccctctgtCCTGGAGGACTTCATGTGCAGTGTCTCCCATGCAGAGGACCTGAAGTCCCTGCTACAGAACCCACAGTGTCACGGGAAACTCAAGCTGCCCAAGAGCG CTCCCTCGCAGATAGAGGACCACCTTCTCTTATCCTTATCCCCCTCACTGAGACTGGGCAATGCCTCGCACCACAGCGCCAGCCAATCCAAAGCCTTCCCTGACTGTGAGAACCCGCCCCTGCAGGTTAGAGATAACCAGGGGATTATGACTGACAATTTGAGTGGCCAATGGGCTGAGTCCAAAACAAGTATAGATCAAAACATGATTGGAACAGATTCAGTAGAAAACCAAGGAGGTCCTCAAAGAACGGATAACCAGAAGGACGTGAAGGAGAAAGCTGTGGAAAGACAAAGTGTAGGAAGGACAGCAGCAGACACGGAGCACCAATACTATCTGAGCACCAATACTGTTCCTCAAACTGCTGAACAAGACACGGCACCATTAGCCAGCCAACAAGCTGCCTCAGCCTCCACCCCAGTCTCTGCCCAGGACACCACCTCAGTCTCTGCCCAGGACACCACCTCAGTCTCTGCCCAGGACACCACCTCAGCCTCCACCTCAGTCTCTGCCCAGGACACCACCTCAACATCCACCCCAGTCTCTGCCCAGGACACCACCTCAGCCTCCACCTCAGTCTCTGCCCAGGACACCACCTCAACATCCACCCCAGTCTCTGCCCAGGACACCACCTCAGCCTCCACCTCAGTCTCTGCCCAGGACACCACCTCAGCCTCCACCTCAGTCTCTGCCCAGGACGCCACCTCAACATCCACCTCGAGCACCATATCAGCCTCCTCCGGTGTGTCACCAGAGCAGCCGCGGCGGCGCGTGGCCCACAGGTGCCCCCAATGTGGCCGTTGTTTCATCTACCGCTATAAGATGCTGGAGCACCAGAGACTCCACACAGGGGAGAACCCTTACAAGTGTTCCCAGTGCGGTAAGACCTTCAGACGGTCCTCGGAGATGTCCACCCATCGCCGGACACAGTGCTCCAACGCTGCCTATGTCTGTATTAAATGCGGAAGCAGTTTTGGGTCGGTCAGAGAGAGGGTCAGCCACCGGTGTTGTGGTAGCAAAGCGCCGCCGCCGAAGTTTGAATGTCCACAGTGTGGGAAGAACTTCAAGTGGCACAACTCGTTAAAGAAACACCTGGTAACCCACACCAGGAAGAAGGGCTTCAATTGCAG GTACTGTGGTGAGGGGCCGTTCCCAGGTATAGCTGAGCTGAGGACCCACCAGAAGATCCATGATGGAGAAGAGAAGCCCTACAAGTGTGAACAGTGTGGAAAGGGCTTCAGCTCCCAG GGCTGGCTACATGGCCACGAGCAGCGCCACTCCCAAGAGAGGTCCAAGATCTGCCCCAGCTGTGGAAAGGCCTTCCGCTGTAAAGGAGACCTGAAGCTCCACATGCGGACCCACACCGGCGAGAGGCCGTACCAGTGTACCTACTGCACCAAGCGGTTCTCCGTCAACGGAAACCTGACGATACACATCAGGACTCACACGGGCGAGAAACCTTTCCTCTGCTCTGACTGCGGCAAGGCCTTCTGCTCTGCAGGAGAGCTGCAGATCCACAGGAGAACACACACCGGGGAGAGACCGTACAAATGCACCGTCTGTGAGAAAGGTTTCACCATGGCCAGTCAGGTGACTCTTCACATGCGGGTACACACGGGGGAGCGACCCTACGTGTGTCACGAGTGTGGAAAGGCATTTCGTCGCGGGGCGGAGTTGAAGACACACATCCTGAATCACAGTGGGGTGAGACCATACCCCTGTCGGCTCTGTTCTAAGACCTACACCTGCCTTAGTCACCTGAAGAGACATCTGAAGACTCACGGGGACCAGGCCGTGGATATGAGCAGTGATTTGTCTGTATCTGCTGTATAA